Proteins from a genomic interval of Acetobacterium woodii DSM 1030:
- a CDS encoding Eco57I restriction-modification methylase domain-containing protein, whose translation MKFQEISGKLTGFIKKYNYLTEDGHANVLFLLKCLVLKYLSDNHRIDFERHKKDIKKKFTFDYIMGLWADEPIQAPFWDQLESSALVIGDDIWKWVCVLVEESPSLEGENPGLIGSLYEESLLINHKKNHGIFYTPENIARYMAANALKKYQGADALNNIRILDPACGSGSLLSAVYDHIILKYSDTSQINKGKRHQMLLQHCLIGVDRDPIACLVTRLILTLKGGNYVNPLGIFNGDILTEDLVAAESIDVVIGNPPYVGHKEIDADYMKNLKNHYAEVYQDKGDLSYCFVYRGWELLKPEGQLIHITSRYFIEAFYGKPLRAFIKKSFRIHEIVDFNGLRIIAGVGVDPAIIRLEKKEMVASNQVLQVKRFFIKNHKVETYPELIQLLEEESQRDEPSENELFESFEIEQSQLMDDSWRLYSPSTQRIIEKIEKKSPFTLDNVVQSFQGIITGNDKAFVFDRSDPILKTFEAEFLKPWIKNKDVRIYSVAKPQMTILYSNTIGTIEKYPQVLKHLEKYKQKLKNRRECKNGKLPWYKLQWGRDPEHFERRKIIFPYKATQNRFAIDEHNCYFSADVYGMILKPRLYHQMNEEFLVMLLNSQLYNYYFKSYGKKMGDNLYEYYPNTLLRLGIPDINEEDIRYFKDSYDRIIQLKKNGDHELFSQALSEIDDWFYHYFDLTQAEIKIVKNKS comes from the coding sequence ATGAAGTTTCAGGAGATTTCAGGAAAACTGACAGGTTTCATAAAAAAATATAATTATCTGACCGAAGATGGACATGCGAATGTACTTTTTTTATTAAAATGTCTTGTTTTAAAGTATTTGAGCGATAATCATCGTATCGATTTTGAGCGGCATAAAAAAGACATTAAAAAGAAGTTTACCTTCGATTATATTATGGGGTTGTGGGCGGATGAGCCGATTCAGGCGCCTTTCTGGGATCAACTGGAGAGTAGTGCATTAGTCATTGGCGATGATATCTGGAAATGGGTTTGCGTTCTCGTTGAGGAATCGCCATCACTGGAAGGCGAAAACCCGGGACTGATTGGCAGTCTTTACGAAGAAAGTTTGTTAATCAATCATAAAAAAAATCATGGCATCTTTTATACGCCGGAAAATATTGCCAGATATATGGCGGCTAATGCTCTGAAAAAATATCAGGGGGCAGATGCACTTAATAATATTCGGATATTAGACCCTGCTTGTGGGAGTGGATCCCTTTTAAGTGCGGTTTACGATCATATTATATTAAAATATAGTGATACTTCCCAAATAAATAAGGGAAAACGGCATCAAATGTTATTGCAGCATTGTTTGATTGGCGTCGATCGTGACCCCATTGCGTGTTTGGTGACGCGCCTTATTCTGACCTTAAAAGGGGGAAACTATGTTAATCCATTGGGGATATTCAATGGTGATATTTTGACTGAAGATTTGGTTGCCGCGGAATCGATCGATGTGGTTATTGGTAATCCACCTTATGTGGGACATAAGGAAATCGATGCCGACTATATGAAAAATTTAAAAAATCATTATGCAGAAGTCTATCAGGATAAAGGTGACCTTTCTTATTGTTTTGTTTATCGTGGTTGGGAACTTTTAAAACCGGAAGGGCAATTAATTCATATTACCTCCCGTTATTTTATCGAAGCTTTTTATGGGAAACCCTTGCGGGCATTTATCAAAAAATCTTTTAGGATTCATGAAATCGTGGATTTTAACGGCCTTCGGATCATTGCCGGCGTTGGGGTTGATCCGGCCATTATCCGGCTGGAAAAAAAGGAAATGGTAGCGAGTAATCAAGTTCTTCAGGTTAAACGGTTTTTTATTAAAAATCATAAAGTTGAAACCTACCCGGAGTTGATTCAATTATTAGAGGAAGAAAGTCAGCGAGACGAGCCATCCGAAAATGAGCTGTTTGAATCCTTTGAAATCGAACAATCGCAATTAATGGATGATTCATGGCGATTATATTCACCCAGCACCCAGCGAATTATTGAAAAAATTGAAAAAAAGAGCCCGTTTACATTAGATAATGTGGTACAAAGTTTTCAGGGGATTATTACCGGCAACGACAAAGCTTTTGTTTTTGATCGGTCAGATCCGATTCTCAAAACCTTTGAAGCGGAATTTTTAAAACCATGGATAAAAAATAAAGATGTCCGGATTTATTCGGTGGCCAAACCCCAGATGACCATCTTATATTCAAATACGATTGGAACGATTGAAAAATATCCGCAGGTCTTGAAACATCTGGAAAAATATAAACAGAAACTTAAAAATCGCCGGGAATGTAAAAATGGCAAATTACCCTGGTATAAGCTTCAATGGGGACGAGACCCCGAACATTTTGAACGGCGAAAGATTATTTTCCCATACAAAGCAACGCAAAATCGTTTTGCTATTGATGAACATAACTGTTATTTTAGTGCGGATGTTTATGGGATGATCCTCAAACCGCGTTTGTATCATCAAATGAATGAAGAATTTTTGGTGATGCTTTTGAACAGTCAACTGTATAACTACTATTTTAAATCCTATGGTAAAAAAATGGGTGACAATCTGTATGAATATTATCCCAATACCCTTTTGCGATTAGGTATTCCGGATATTAATGAAGAGGATATTAGGTATTTTAAAGATTCTTATGATAGGATTATACAATTAAAGAAAAATGGAGATCATGAACTCTTTAGTCAAGCGCTTAGCGAAATCGATGACTGGTTTTACCATTATTTTGATTTGACGCAAGCAGAAATTAAAATTGTAAAAAACAAATCGTGA
- a CDS encoding replication-associated recombination protein A, with translation MQENFFNRNYEGQIADNAPLAVRMRPRTLEEFVGQQHIIGKGKLLYRLISADKLSSVVFYGPPGTGKTSLAKIIANRTNAAFYELNAVTSGKKEITEVLDKAKDNLGVYNKKSILFIDELHRFNKAQQDALLPSVEKGLITLIGATTENPYFEINSPLLSRSTIFEFENLTTEDIRRVIIRAIDDRERGYGVMKIKCDEDALEHFAEVANGDVRRALNALELGILTVDKDAAGIIHIDLETAQECIQQRAVQYDKNGDNHYDTISAFIKSIRGSDPDAALYWMAKMITAGEDPKFIARRIVISASEDIGNAEPMALPVAMAAADAVQFIGMPEARINLAQAVVFLACAPKSNASYLAVDAAIAAVKHASNSNVPPHLQDTHYTGSKKMGRGLTYQYPHNYPEHFVAQQYLPDDLVGTHFYEPTEMGYEQKMKDYLKKNEIIKND, from the coding sequence ATGCAGGAAAATTTTTTCAATCGAAATTATGAAGGCCAAATAGCGGATAATGCTCCACTTGCGGTAAGAATGCGTCCCCGAACGCTGGAAGAATTTGTCGGCCAGCAGCATATCATCGGCAAAGGAAAACTGTTATATCGGTTAATTAGTGCGGATAAACTTTCTTCCGTAGTATTTTATGGCCCGCCGGGAACGGGTAAAACTTCACTGGCAAAAATAATTGCTAATCGCACCAATGCGGCTTTTTATGAGCTTAATGCGGTCACTTCCGGGAAAAAAGAAATCACTGAGGTACTGGATAAAGCGAAAGACAATCTGGGCGTGTATAATAAAAAATCGATCCTTTTTATTGATGAGCTGCATCGCTTTAATAAAGCCCAGCAGGATGCTCTTTTACCGAGTGTGGAGAAAGGGTTGATCACGCTGATTGGAGCGACTACGGAAAATCCGTATTTTGAAATCAATTCCCCGTTGTTATCGCGTTCAACGATTTTTGAATTTGAAAATTTGACCACCGAAGATATTCGCAGGGTGATAATAAGAGCCATTGATGACCGGGAACGGGGTTATGGTGTGATGAAAATTAAATGTGATGAAGACGCCCTTGAACATTTTGCAGAGGTTGCCAACGGGGATGTGCGTCGGGCCTTGAATGCCCTTGAACTGGGGATTCTTACGGTTGATAAAGATGCCGCGGGGATTATCCATATCGATCTTGAAACCGCTCAGGAATGCATTCAGCAACGAGCCGTACAATATGACAAAAACGGCGATAATCATTATGACACCATTTCCGCGTTTATAAAAAGTATTCGTGGTTCTGACCCGGATGCAGCCTTGTATTGGATGGCAAAAATGATCACCGCCGGCGAAGATCCTAAGTTTATTGCCAGGCGGATTGTAATCTCGGCCTCTGAAGATATTGGTAACGCTGAGCCCATGGCTTTGCCGGTAGCAATGGCAGCAGCTGATGCGGTGCAGTTTATCGGGATGCCGGAGGCGCGGATTAACTTGGCGCAAGCAGTGGTATTTCTTGCTTGCGCACCCAAAAGCAATGCCTCTTATCTAGCCGTGGATGCAGCAATCGCAGCGGTAAAGCATGCATCAAATAGCAACGTGCCGCCACATTTGCAGGATACGCATTATACTGGCAGCAAAAAAATGGGAAGAGGGCTGACATATCAGTACCCGCATAATTATCCCGAACATTTTGTGGCGCAGCAATATCTCCCTGATGATCTGGTGGGAACACATTTTTATGAACCGACAGAAATGGGTTATGAACAAAAAATGAAAGACTATCTTAAGAAAAACGAAATCATAAAAAACGACTGA
- a CDS encoding insulinase family protein: MKKEIKEQQEKMFKLEENIHGFILKKEEFVDEIDGYARTFVHQKTGAQCLYISAEDDNKVFSISFRTPSTDSTGVPHILEHSVLCGSKKYPVKEPFVELAKGSLNTFLNAMTYPDKTMYPIASTNAKDFMNLMDVYLDAVFYPNIYGNPYTFQQEGWHYHIEKADDPIIYNGVVYNEMKGAFSNPDEVLQNKIFESLYPESSYRFESGGDPDVIPELTYEAFLAFHKKYYHPSNSYIYLYGDGDVRAHLKYLNDEYLNDFEKQIVESEISEQEPFNKREQMSATYGVSKEESLENKAYLALNFVLGKKLPYEDALAFDILSHILLNNNSSPLKEALLDLKIAEDVSYHYSSSLKQPYFSIVLKNTDAKHADLFTETVEGVLNKLVKEGLDPLSVEAGINIHEFSHIEGEYGSYPKGLIYGIDMMDNWLYGDEPTDCLKYKGVFKKIKKQWKDGYFEKLIKRLLFDNTHQSLVTIVPDNTLQEKNDRALEAKLAEFKAKLTPTELDALVAETQMLIQKQNEEDAPEDLEKIPKLSLDDISKKAKTYPLEVKEVMDTTLLFHPGFTGDISYLKLYFDYGDVPQEDLKYLSLMCKMLGGLSTKTMDFRRLSQEIEIHTGGLSFGIESYDNVHHYGEFASNCYVKGKAVTENIPILIKLLTDVITQTQYFEKNLIHDLIREIKTNKESQFLTAGHVVGVQRLQSYYSQSARLFEEFGGIEFYRFIADLEANFDEKFEIMAEKMTAIAKIVFTTKKPIISITGTEAIKDQTLAALTPYISGLTAKKDAPNAFVFDTKIANEGFLTAAKIQYVSQGYNIRALGYDYKGSQLVLKGILSMDYLWNKVRVQGGAYGAFMNIGRGGDLYFGSYRDPKLKKTFEAYQGVVEYINHLELSTRELEKYIIGTISSKDVPLSASLKGEVADNFYFSHVTTEDLQKERDEILATTLEQLKSEAKMVAAVLSKNIICVLGSEEAIKAEEKLFNEIRYIK; encoded by the coding sequence TTGAAAAAGGAAATAAAAGAACAACAAGAAAAAATGTTTAAATTGGAAGAAAATATTCATGGATTTATCTTAAAAAAAGAAGAATTCGTGGATGAAATAGATGGTTATGCACGGACTTTTGTGCATCAAAAAACGGGTGCTCAATGTTTATATATTTCGGCTGAAGATGATAATAAGGTTTTTTCAATTAGCTTTAGAACCCCGTCAACCGACAGTACCGGGGTGCCTCACATTTTGGAGCACTCGGTTTTATGCGGCTCGAAAAAATACCCGGTGAAGGAACCGTTTGTTGAACTGGCCAAAGGGTCTTTAAATACTTTTCTAAACGCCATGACCTATCCCGATAAAACCATGTATCCGATCGCCAGTACGAATGCCAAAGATTTTATGAATCTGATGGATGTTTATCTCGATGCTGTCTTTTATCCGAATATTTACGGCAATCCTTATACCTTCCAACAGGAAGGCTGGCATTATCATATCGAAAAGGCGGATGATCCAATTATTTATAATGGTGTTGTTTATAATGAAATGAAAGGGGCTTTTTCCAATCCCGATGAGGTATTGCAAAATAAAATATTTGAATCCCTTTATCCAGAGTCCAGTTATCGGTTTGAATCGGGTGGTGATCCCGATGTTATTCCTGAGTTGACTTATGAGGCATTTCTAGCTTTCCATAAAAAATATTATCATCCTTCAAATAGTTATATTTATCTCTATGGTGATGGCGATGTGCGGGCGCATTTAAAATATCTGAATGATGAATATCTAAATGATTTTGAAAAACAAATTGTCGAAAGTGAAATCTCTGAGCAGGAACCGTTTAATAAGCGCGAGCAAATGAGTGCGACTTATGGGGTATCAAAAGAAGAATCGTTAGAAAATAAGGCTTATCTTGCATTGAATTTTGTCTTGGGAAAAAAGTTGCCGTACGAGGATGCCTTAGCTTTTGACATCCTTTCGCATATCTTGTTAAATAATAATTCATCGCCGCTTAAAGAAGCGTTATTGGATCTTAAAATTGCCGAAGATGTCAGTTATCATTATAGCAGTTCGCTTAAACAACCATATTTCTCGATTGTGCTTAAAAACACTGATGCCAAACATGCAGATTTATTTACGGAGACAGTCGAAGGCGTCTTGAATAAGCTGGTAAAAGAAGGTTTAGATCCGCTTAGTGTAGAAGCAGGAATTAATATTCACGAGTTTTCACACATTGAAGGCGAATATGGTTCTTACCCCAAAGGTTTGATCTACGGCATTGATATGATGGACAATTGGCTTTACGGTGATGAACCAACCGATTGTTTAAAATACAAAGGGGTCTTTAAAAAAATTAAAAAACAGTGGAAAGATGGGTATTTTGAAAAACTTATCAAACGCTTATTGTTTGATAATACCCATCAATCGCTGGTGACCATTGTGCCTGATAATACTTTGCAAGAAAAAAATGATCGGGCGCTTGAAGCAAAATTAGCTGAGTTTAAAGCAAAATTGACGCCGACAGAACTCGACGCTTTGGTGGCCGAGACACAAATGCTGATTCAAAAGCAAAACGAAGAAGATGCTCCGGAAGATCTTGAGAAAATACCCAAACTGTCACTGGATGACATCAGTAAAAAAGCAAAAACCTATCCGCTCGAAGTAAAAGAAGTCATGGATACCACCTTGCTTTTTCATCCTGGCTTTACCGGGGATATTTCTTATTTGAAACTCTATTTTGATTACGGCGATGTGCCTCAGGAAGATTTGAAGTATTTGTCTCTCATGTGTAAAATGTTGGGAGGGCTTAGTACCAAAACCATGGATTTCCGCCGTTTGAGTCAGGAAATTGAAATTCACACCGGGGGATTATCGTTTGGAATTGAGTCATACGATAATGTTCATCATTATGGCGAATTTGCTTCGAATTGTTATGTTAAAGGAAAGGCTGTTACCGAGAACATCCCGATACTGATTAAACTTCTGACGGATGTCATCACGCAAACACAATATTTTGAAAAAAATCTGATTCATGATCTGATTCGTGAAATCAAGACAAATAAAGAAAGTCAGTTTTTAACGGCTGGTCATGTGGTTGGGGTGCAACGGCTACAATCCTATTATTCTCAATCGGCACGATTATTTGAGGAATTTGGCGGGATTGAGTTTTATCGTTTTATTGCTGATTTAGAAGCAAATTTTGATGAGAAATTCGAAATCATGGCTGAAAAAATGACGGCGATTGCAAAAATCGTTTTCACCACGAAAAAACCGATTATCAGTATCACCGGAACGGAAGCGATTAAAGATCAGACATTAGCAGCATTAACTCCGTATATTTCCGGGTTAACTGCCAAAAAAGATGCCCCAAATGCTTTTGTTTTTGACACTAAAATTGCCAACGAAGGTTTTTTAACGGCCGCGAAAATTCAATATGTTTCGCAAGGTTATAATATCCGCGCGTTAGGTTATGATTATAAGGGATCTCAATTAGTCCTGAAAGGGATTCTTTCAATGGATTATCTGTGGAACAAGGTTCGCGTTCAAGGGGGAGCTTACGGGGCATTTATGAATATTGGCCGTGGTGGTGATTTATACTTTGGATCATATCGTGATCCTAAATTGAAAAAGACCTTTGAGGCTTATCAGGGAGTTGTCGAGTATATCAATCATTTAGAACTTTCAACAAGAGAATTGGAAAAATATATAATTGGGACGATCAGCAGTAAAGATGTACCGCTTAGTGCATCGCTAAAAGGTGAAGTCGCAGACAATTTTTATTTTAGTCACGTAACAACTGAAGACCTTCAAAAAGAACGGGATGAAATATTAGCAACAACTTTAGAACAATTAAAAAGTGAAGCGAAAATGGTTGCCGCGGTGCTTTCAAAAAATATAATTTGTGTGTTGGGCAGCGAAGAAGCGATAAAAGCAGAAGAAAAACTATTTAACGAGATCCGTTATATCAAGTAG
- a CDS encoding D-alanyl-D-alanine carboxypeptidase family protein — MKRKIGLLIILGLIFFTNSVFAAGLPTYGANEGVIIAEMNSGDILFQQNQDEKFYPASTTKLMTALVAVENGDLNENFTVGEEITYIAADSSVAGLEEGEVISLNELLYALLLPSGNDAAETIAVNIGRKISGDSAASADKSYDAFIAAMNKKAKELGMTHTNFVNPHGLHNDNHYTTPSDMLKLAETAFNETTIKAVTRAKVHTVKTNKSEHTWNNSNLMLYSNFNELSDEFRVANDLSGSNSVFNGYATSGKTGYTEEANKCLVFEGEGNDKNMIGIIFNADQAVLFTEASDTINAVIKEYSLIEWTKKDEADHVAQVVNYHVFDGNKLKYKTAEQLISAVPQSSEDQYQAKIKWDETKVIGDESLTNLKSDIKAGDQIGEMQVYNGDTVVKSVPVYAVNDMKVRNWMDYPILYWYMTIIVILIILAILRIMFVQFMHKNNIKYKRIKIKKKPTPKTKRRR; from the coding sequence ATGAAAAGAAAAATAGGATTATTGATTATTCTTGGTCTGATTTTTTTTACGAATAGCGTTTTTGCGGCGGGTTTACCGACTTATGGAGCGAATGAAGGCGTGATTATTGCTGAAATGAATAGTGGCGATATTCTTTTTCAACAAAATCAGGATGAAAAATTTTATCCGGCAAGTACTACGAAATTAATGACAGCACTGGTAGCTGTTGAAAATGGAGATCTAAATGAAAACTTTACGGTTGGTGAGGAAATTACTTATATCGCTGCCGATAGTAGTGTAGCCGGGCTTGAAGAAGGGGAAGTAATTTCGCTAAATGAACTCCTGTATGCTTTATTGTTACCATCGGGAAATGATGCCGCTGAAACGATTGCGGTCAATATCGGTCGTAAAATATCGGGAGATAGTGCGGCTAGCGCTGATAAATCATATGATGCATTTATCGCAGCGATGAATAAAAAAGCCAAAGAACTGGGGATGACTCATACAAATTTTGTCAATCCTCATGGCCTTCATAATGATAATCATTATACGACGCCATCAGACATGCTCAAATTAGCGGAAACAGCTTTTAATGAGACAACGATAAAAGCTGTAACACGGGCTAAGGTTCATACGGTTAAAACCAATAAATCGGAACATACATGGAATAATTCCAATTTGATGTTATATTCTAATTTTAACGAATTATCCGATGAATTTCGAGTTGCCAATGATCTTTCGGGATCTAATTCTGTTTTTAATGGTTATGCAACAAGTGGAAAAACGGGCTATACCGAAGAAGCAAACAAGTGTTTGGTTTTTGAAGGTGAGGGAAATGACAAAAATATGATCGGAATTATCTTTAATGCCGATCAGGCGGTTCTTTTCACCGAAGCCAGTGACACGATCAATGCGGTTATCAAAGAATACAGTTTGATTGAATGGACAAAAAAAGATGAAGCGGATCACGTTGCCCAGGTTGTAAATTACCATGTATTTGATGGAAATAAGTTAAAATATAAAACTGCTGAGCAATTGATTTCAGCGGTCCCGCAATCAAGTGAGGATCAGTATCAAGCGAAGATAAAATGGGACGAAACCAAAGTGATTGGAGATGAATCCCTGACTAACCTAAAAAGTGATATAAAGGCCGGCGACCAGATTGGTGAAATGCAAGTTTATAATGGCGACACGGTCGTAAAAAGCGTTCCGGTTTATGCCGTTAATGACATGAAAGTCCGAAATTGGATGGATTATCCAATTCTATACTGGTATATGACGATTATTGTCATCCTTATTATATTGGCGATTCTTCGGATTATGTTCGTTCAGTTTATGCACAAAAATAATATTAAATATAAACGAATAAAAATCAAAAAAAAGCCAACGCCTAAAACAAAAAGACGACGATAA
- a CDS encoding energy-coupling factor ABC transporter permease, whose amino-acid sequence MHMADALVSPAVGGLMLAASAGAVAYSAYKCKDELDEKKIPLMGVMGAVIFAGQMINFTIPGTGSSGHIGGGILLAALLGPFPAFLTITAVLLIQALFFADGGLLALGANIWNMGFYACLLIYPLVFKPIVKKGLNPTRITVASIVSVVLALSLGAFSVVLETLASGITELPFVTFVGLMIPIHLAIGLVEGIVTGGILVFVYKMRPELLESSFQKTKLPKDISIKKVLGMLLAFAVVVGGGVSLFASANPDGLEWAMQNVTGTTELEAKGDVYTNAESIQETTAFLPDYTFKSSGDDGSAVGTSISGLVGGGITLLLAGGTGYLIYAIKRKKEKSA is encoded by the coding sequence ATGCATATGGCAGATGCTTTAGTTTCTCCAGCAGTTGGAGGACTTATGCTTGCAGCAAGCGCCGGAGCGGTGGCTTACTCAGCATATAAATGTAAAGATGAATTAGATGAAAAAAAAATACCGTTAATGGGCGTTATGGGGGCCGTGATTTTTGCTGGGCAAATGATCAATTTTACCATTCCCGGGACTGGTTCCAGCGGACATATTGGCGGTGGTATTCTTTTGGCAGCACTGTTAGGACCATTTCCGGCATTTCTAACAATAACGGCGGTACTGCTGATTCAGGCCTTATTTTTTGCGGATGGCGGGTTATTAGCGCTTGGTGCTAATATTTGGAATATGGGGTTTTATGCCTGTTTATTAATATATCCGTTAGTTTTTAAACCGATTGTTAAAAAGGGACTTAATCCAACGCGAATTACGGTAGCATCGATTGTTTCAGTTGTGCTAGCTTTATCACTGGGGGCATTTTCAGTTGTTCTTGAGACGTTGGCGTCAGGAATTACGGAACTGCCATTTGTAACTTTTGTTGGTTTAATGATCCCAATTCATTTGGCGATTGGTTTAGTTGAAGGGATTGTAACGGGTGGGATTTTAGTTTTTGTATATAAAATGAGACCGGAGTTATTGGAATCATCTTTTCAAAAGACAAAATTGCCCAAAGATATTTCGATCAAAAAAGTATTGGGAATGTTACTGGCATTTGCGGTAGTTGTTGGCGGTGGAGTTTCACTTTTTGCATCAGCCAATCCCGATGGTTTAGAGTGGGCGATGCAAAATGTGACAGGAACGACTGAACTTGAAGCAAAAGGGGATGTTTATACCAATGCAGAAAGTATTCAGGAAACGACGGCTTTTTTACCTGATTACACGTTCAAATCATCAGGAGATGACGGCTCGGCCGTTGGAACCAGTATCTCAGGACTAGTTGGTGGTGGAATTACGTTGTTACTTGCAGGAGGAACCGGCTATTTAATTTATGCGATTAAACGAAAAAAAGAAAAGTCAGCTTAA
- the cbiQ gene encoding cobalt ECF transporter T component CbiQ, whose product MNTINSLEEMAEGNTIIHHLHPMVKLITTILYLVLVISFDPYNITGLMVFAFYPVILMALSEIPYKPLLKRMLVALPFSFFAGLSNIIFDQKLAMMIGTIPVSYGVISFTTIIVKTVFTVMAVLILIATTSLPQISYQLLAIKVPKIIVEQIMLTYRYISVLLEQVSNMYTAYILRAPDAKGIKMKDMGIFVGQLLLKSFDRAENIYYAMKCRGYDGNYLYAKPNKINQIDWTYLLVVGVVLLLMRFFNLSQIIGSFL is encoded by the coding sequence ATGAACACAATCAACTCATTGGAAGAGATGGCAGAAGGAAACACCATTATTCATCATTTACATCCAATGGTTAAACTAATCACCACCATTTTATATCTTGTCCTGGTAATTTCTTTTGATCCCTATAATATAACCGGTTTGATGGTTTTTGCTTTTTATCCGGTGATCCTAATGGCTTTATCTGAAATTCCGTATAAACCATTATTAAAACGAATGCTGGTAGCATTGCCGTTTTCTTTTTTCGCGGGTCTTTCCAATATTATTTTTGACCAAAAACTGGCAATGATGATTGGTACCATTCCGGTCAGTTATGGGGTGATCTCTTTTACGACAATTATCGTCAAAACGGTTTTTACGGTGATGGCGGTATTGATATTGATCGCAACCACTTCGTTGCCACAAATTTCCTATCAATTGTTAGCGATTAAAGTGCCAAAAATCATTGTAGAACAAATTATGCTCACCTATCGTTATATTTCGGTTCTACTCGAACAAGTCTCCAATATGTATACCGCGTATATCTTAAGAGCCCCTGATGCTAAAGGGATCAAAATGAAAGACATGGGTATCTTTGTTGGTCAATTGTTGTTAAAAAGTTTTGATCGGGCTGAAAATATTTATTATGCGATGAAATGTCGCGGATATGACGGAAACTATTTATATGCAAAACCAAATAAAATTAACCAAATTGATTGGACTTATTTGTTAGTGGTGGGTGTTGTGCTGTTATTAATGCGGTTTTTTAATCTAAGCCAAATTATTGGCAGTTTTCTATAA
- a CDS encoding energy-coupling factor ABC transporter ATP-binding protein, whose amino-acid sequence MLKIEKLNFAYPDGHIAIRDISLNIQDGESIALVGANGAGKSSLFKLIIGISDIKEGTISIGDLAVNKKNLKDVRKRVGMVFQNPDDQLFMTKVYDDIAFGPRNELLDEQEVEVRVSDALKTLGIEHLRDRMPHRLSGGEKRVIAIASVLSMQPEIILFDEPTSFLDPQARRNVIKTLDQLKMTKIIATHDLDMALDICDRVIILHHGSIFADGKVNDILLDENLLAQCHLELPLCKQKPRER is encoded by the coding sequence ATGTTAAAAATTGAGAAATTAAACTTTGCTTATCCCGATGGTCATATTGCCATTCGCGACATCAGTTTAAATATTCAAGACGGTGAGAGTATTGCTCTCGTTGGTGCAAATGGCGCAGGGAAATCAAGTTTATTTAAATTGATCATTGGAATTTCGGATATAAAAGAAGGGACCATTAGTATTGGTGATCTGGCAGTTAATAAAAAAAACCTTAAAGATGTTCGTAAACGCGTCGGCATGGTCTTTCAGAACCCCGATGACCAGTTGTTTATGACCAAAGTATATGATGATATTGCTTTTGGACCAAGAAATGAGTTGCTGGATGAACAGGAAGTGGAAGTGCGGGTGTCTGATGCGCTTAAGACCTTGGGGATTGAACATCTACGGGATCGAATGCCACATCGTTTATCCGGCGGTGAAAAAAGAGTCATTGCGATTGCTTCGGTTTTATCAATGCAACCGGAAATTATTTTATTTGATGAACCGACTTCTTTTCTGGATCCGCAGGCACGAAGAAATGTGATTAAGACCTTAGATCAATTAAAAATGACTAAAATCATCGCGACCCATGATTTGGATATGGCACTTGACATCTGCGACCGGGTGATTATTTTACATCATGGCAGTATTTTTGCAGATGGAAAAGTAAATGATATTCTTTTGGATGAAAATTTGTTAGCGCAATGTCATTTAGAGCTGCCTTTGTGCAAGCAGAAACCACGTGAACGATAA